In the genome of Prosthecobacter dejongeii, the window GGCTCGGCGTCCCATTCAGCAGGGAAACGCTCTACCGATTCACGCGGTGGGTGCATGGAGACATGAGGCTCGATAAAAGCGAGATAGAGGAAAAACGGTTTGGCGGATTGAGTCTGGATGAATTTTTCCGCTTCTTGGATCATCAGCTTGGGCGCGTAGATTTCGCCGATCCAGTCTGCCATTTTGACTTCACCTTCGGGCTGTTTACCATGACCTGGAATGGGTTTGGCATTGAGCGGTACTTTCTCTGCGTTGCGCCAGAGGTATTCAGGATAAAAACTGTGTGCAAGCGATTGGCAATTATACCCGAAAAATAAATCAAAACCCTTTTTGTTAGGCTCACCCGTACTACCGACTGGGCCCAGCCCCCACTTGCCCATGGCACCGGTGGCGTAGCCCGCTTTTTGAAAAAGCTGGGCAATGGTCACTGCTTGATCAGAAAGCGGATACTGACCTTCCGTGAACTGAGGCAGGTGCTTTTGAACTGGCAAGTTGCCTCGGATTTCAGCATGGCCCAGGTGCTTCCCTGTCATGAGCACACATCGGGATGGGGCACAGACGGGAGCTCCTGAGTAATGTTGGGTGAAGCGTGTGCCTTCTTTAGCTAAACGATCTAAATGAGGCGTGGGAATTTTCTTCTGGCCATAGCTGCCTAGCTCGCCCCAGCCCAGATCATCTGCCAGGATGAAAACGACGTTCAGGCGCTGGGGGCTGGGGGCTCCCTGGAGGTTGATAGCTCCCAGGGAGAACGCTGCTATAACATGCAGGAAAGAGCGAAAAATTTTCATTTCCACCTCAACGCTGCGTCAACGTGCGATCACACGTAAAGTTGATGATAGGCCTCCGTGATTTTCTTCAGCCATTCGTCTTGATCCATGGCCCAGTAACGGTTGGAAAATATTTCGACCTCACGCGTTCCCTTATATCCCGTAGCATCCACCCAGTCCGAAATTTGGCGGATGGGAATGCAGCCTTCGCCCATGAGACCACGGTCATTGAGGAAATCCATCGTGGGTGTTTTCCAGTCGCAGATATGGAAGGCAAAAAGGCGCTTCTGTGCGGCAGTGAATTCGATCTGGTGCTTCAATTCAGGGTCCCACCAGATGTGATACACATCTGCGGCGATGCCTAGCATCTCAGGTGAGCCCAGGGCATCGCAGATGTCATTGGCCTGGCGCATTGTGTTCACGGCACTGCGATCATCGGCATACATGGGATGCAGCGGTTCAATACCCAGTTTGACCCCTGCTGCCTCGGCATCAGGCAAGATCGCCTCAATGCCATCCGCAATCTGTTTCCTGGATTCTTCCAATGACTGACCTGGAACGGCCCCACACACCAGAACGATCAGGGGTGCCCCAAGCGCTTGGGCTTCCTCGATGCAGCGGCGATTGTCATCAATGGCTTTTCGGCGACCCTCTGCAGAAGCCGATGGAAAGAAACCTCCTCGGCAAAGGCTGACGATGTCCAGCCCTGCTTCACGCGCCTGTCGGCCCACTTCGGCAGGATTCCGACCCTCCAAATTGTAGCGCCAAAAGGTGATCCCCCCCACACCTGCCGCGGCATAGCGGGAGATGCACTCTTCGGTGGTCCAGGGCTTGGTGGTGATGGTGTGGATGCAAAGTCGGCGCATGGGCTTCCTCAGGATTGAATGGACCCTGTCGCCGTGCCAGCGATTTTTGCGCGCATGTCGGTATCCGCAGCGATGTTTTTGTAACGCGCAAAGTCCATGATCCCGAGGTTACCATTGCGAAAAGCTTCGGCCATGGCCATGGGAATTTGAGCCTCAGCCTCCACGACTCGCGCGCGCATTTCTTGAGTGCGGGCGGCCATTTCTTGTTCCACCGCCAC includes:
- a CDS encoding arylsulfatase, whose protein sequence is MKIFRSFLHVIAAFSLGAINLQGAPSPQRLNVVFILADDLGWGELGSYGQKKIPTPHLDRLAKEGTRFTQHYSGAPVCAPSRCVLMTGKHLGHAEIRGNLPVQKHLPQFTEGQYPLSDQAVTIAQLFQKAGYATGAMGKWGLGPVGSTGEPNKKGFDLFFGYNCQSLAHSFYPEYLWRNAEKVPLNAKPIPGHGKQPEGEVKMADWIGEIYAPKLMIQEAEKFIQTQSAKPFFLYLAFIEPHVSMHPPRESVERFPAEWDAEPYRGESGYVPHPRPRAAYAAMISDLDSYVGRVMTALDQAGVTENTLIIFTSDNGTTHPRSTKTHFHVGGVDAGFFNSTAGLRGYKGSVYEGGIRVPMIARLPGRISPGGVNATPSYFADWFPTLCEATGLETPTGLDGQSLWSALTRGNKQTRNRPMLWVFPEYEGQVAVRLGEFKGVRQRLKTKSPGPWEIYDLAQDPGETTDIAAQHSELIQQAERVLKSEMSENALFPLKVPGIN
- a CDS encoding sugar phosphate isomerase/epimerase family protein, encoding MRRLCIHTITTKPWTTEECISRYAAAGVGGITFWRYNLEGRNPAEVGRQAREAGLDIVSLCRGGFFPSASAEGRRKAIDDNRRCIEEAQALGAPLIVLVCGAVPGQSLEESRKQIADGIEAILPDAEAAGVKLGIEPLHPMYADDRSAVNTMRQANDICDALGSPEMLGIAADVYHIWWDPELKHQIEFTAAQKRLFAFHICDWKTPTMDFLNDRGLMGEGCIPIRQISDWVDATGYKGTREVEIFSNRYWAMDQDEWLKKITEAYHQLYV